One genomic window of Sphingomonas sp. C3-2 includes the following:
- a CDS encoding O-antigen ligase family protein, translated as MYRTIPPSAPALLSWQLARPFILAGAFFCPYISWRPSEMLFTLSDGLFVIGIALVILARRMPLQPFNDSTPLWLLTSAALVIGLFIGSMANGVLDRWLVAGLQYLFSLILLPMILMGQGERRTYALLKASLAGVVAMELFGAAAYFVYDGSYLELQRFSHEFVTGAGRLTAFLGDANWNAAVIAMALPCALYLRLKRQISAAAAGFSVTILIIGMVLTASFTGTVTAALGVLFFLVIGKVRPSFHFVLAGLAAITIMFSMGYGLPKAFENRVAPALEQGDLQQAGTFSDRAELMREAWGIVENRMVVGLGVDQYRKMSKDGAPVHNIYLLLWAEGGLISLFGWLGLMILLAVRAIRAVPQDRLAAALGLSVLLTFVAFSNAAPHMYARAWIAPLLLGMAPCFYLARPVAMPERAWQRWSAGALLSKPRFR; from the coding sequence ATGTATCGCACCATCCCGCCATCCGCCCCCGCCCTGTTATCATGGCAACTGGCGCGCCCGTTCATTCTCGCGGGTGCCTTTTTCTGCCCCTATATCAGTTGGCGCCCCAGCGAGATGCTCTTCACGCTGAGCGACGGGCTGTTCGTGATCGGGATAGCGCTGGTGATATTGGCGCGGCGGATGCCGTTGCAGCCTTTCAACGACTCGACGCCCTTGTGGCTGCTCACCTCGGCGGCGCTGGTGATCGGGCTGTTCATCGGCAGCATGGCGAACGGCGTTCTCGACCGCTGGCTGGTTGCCGGGCTACAATATCTGTTCAGCCTCATCCTTTTGCCGATGATCCTTATGGGCCAGGGCGAACGGCGAACCTATGCGTTGCTGAAAGCGTCGCTTGCCGGGGTGGTGGCGATGGAGTTGTTCGGCGCGGCAGCCTATTTCGTCTATGACGGTTCCTATCTGGAATTGCAGCGTTTTTCGCATGAATTCGTGACCGGCGCGGGGCGGCTGACCGCGTTTCTGGGCGATGCCAACTGGAATGCGGCGGTGATCGCGATGGCGCTGCCCTGCGCGCTCTATCTGCGGCTGAAGCGCCAGATCAGCGCAGCAGCGGCGGGATTTTCCGTGACCATCCTGATCATCGGGATGGTGCTGACGGCGTCGTTCACCGGCACGGTGACGGCGGCGCTGGGCGTGCTGTTCTTCCTCGTCATTGGCAAGGTGCGCCCATCCTTCCATTTCGTGCTGGCGGGGCTGGCCGCGATCACGATCATGTTCAGCATGGGATATGGCCTTCCCAAGGCGTTCGAGAACCGCGTGGCCCCCGCGCTGGAACAAGGCGACCTGCAGCAGGCGGGCACCTTTTCCGACCGGGCCGAGCTGATGCGCGAGGCCTGGGGCATCGTCGAGAACCGCATGGTCGTGGGGCTTGGCGTCGACCAGTATCGCAAGATGAGCAAGGACGGCGCGCCCGTGCACAATATCTATCTGCTGCTCTGGGCGGAGGGCGGCCTGATTTCGCTTTTCGGATGGCTGGGGCTGATGATCCTGCTCGCCGTCCGCGCGATACGGGCGGTGCCGCAGGATCGGCTGGCGGCCGCGCTTGGCCTGTCGGTGCTGCTGACCTTCGTCGCCTTTTCGAACGCCGCGCCGCACATGTACGCCCGCGCGTGGATCGCGCCGCTGCTGTTGGGGATGGCGCCCTGCTTCTACCTCGCAAGACCAGTGGCAATGCCCGAACGGGCATGGCAGCGTTGGTCTGCAGGCGCCCTCTTGTCAAAGCCGCGATTTCGATAG
- a CDS encoding sulfotransferase, which yields MAPPPARLPDFVIIGAIKAATTWVAHQLRQHPDLYLPGPEPHYFSTEYHRGPGWYGSLFAAAAPAQKIGEKSADYLSHPQAPARLAMKLPEARLIVLLRNPVDRAYSDYCMLFRRGTVTGDPERYLRTANPEDRRFLDNGLYGQHLARYLDHFPREQICTLLHEDVTRAPEQVIAAVSQHIGVPLTMAPAEMATRKNDSTTPILPLPVRRVARPFKQMVSEYRDRPWFRAIRDTIARPIRYPPLSDDLRARLTEYYLSDVENLGRLLGRDLTPWLVAPEARTSRV from the coding sequence ATGGCGCCTCCCCCCGCGCGTTTGCCCGATTTCGTGATCATCGGCGCGATCAAGGCCGCGACGACCTGGGTGGCGCACCAGCTGCGCCAGCATCCCGACCTGTACCTGCCCGGCCCCGAGCCGCATTATTTCAGCACCGAATATCATCGCGGCCCCGGCTGGTACGGATCGCTGTTCGCCGCCGCCGCGCCCGCGCAGAAGATCGGCGAGAAATCGGCGGATTATCTGTCCCACCCGCAGGCGCCCGCGCGGCTGGCGATGAAGCTGCCCGAGGCACGGCTGATTGTGCTGCTGCGCAACCCCGTCGACCGGGCCTATTCGGATTATTGCATGTTGTTTCGCCGGGGCACCGTAACGGGCGATCCCGAACGCTATTTGCGGACCGCCAATCCCGAAGACCGGCGGTTTCTGGACAATGGCCTGTATGGCCAGCATCTTGCCCGTTATCTTGATCATTTCCCGCGCGAGCAGATCTGCACGCTGCTGCACGAGGACGTGACCCGCGCGCCCGAACAAGTGATCGCCGCGGTGAGCCAGCATATCGGCGTTCCGCTGACCATGGCCCCGGCCGAGATGGCGACGCGCAAGAACGACAGCACGACGCCGATCCTGCCCCTGCCCGTGCGCCGCGTGGCGCGCCCGTTCAAGCAGATGGTGAGCGAGTACCGCGACCGGCCGTGGTTTCGGGCGATCCGCGACACGATTGCGCGGCCAATCCGCTATCCGCCCCTGTCCGACGACCTGCGCGCGCGGCTGACCGAATATTACTTGAGCGATGTCGAAAATCTCGGGCGGCTGCTGGGCCGCGACCTGACCCCCTGGCTGGTGGCCCCAGAGGCGAGGACGAGCAGGGTCTGA
- a CDS encoding DegT/DnrJ/EryC1/StrS family aminotransferase — translation MAASTFSEPLPRLNRTTARTRRRQTGHHIEPIRSRWPVYAQDEIDAVAAVLHSGRVNALHHGDNCHRFESEFAQMCAVPHAIAVANGTLALELALRAVGIAPGDEVIVPARSFMASASCIVAVGAVPVFADVDPDTQNLNAETVAQAMSPKTRAVIAVHLAGHPCAMDELTVLTEAYDIKIIEDCAQAHGARFNGRPVGSFGHAAAFSFCTDKIMSTGGEGGMLLLREEEDWARAWAYKDHGKNPRTMPQASGGGRFLWLHDSFGSNFRMTEMQAAIGLQQLRKLPDWLETRRRHAAMLNEILAGQRALRLIVPADDCEPAYYKYYAFVRPERLAPGWSRDAILEAAIAAGLPCQSGSCPEIYREQACIRAGYRPESVLRSARQLGEESIMMPIDHTLDDDSIRTMGEVLRSVLDAASAKGN, via the coding sequence ATGGCAGCCTCCACCTTTTCGGAACCGCTTCCCCGCCTCAACCGCACAACCGCCCGGACACGGCGGCGCCAGACCGGCCATCATATCGAGCCGATCCGATCGCGCTGGCCGGTCTATGCGCAGGACGAGATCGATGCGGTGGCCGCAGTTCTGCATTCGGGCCGGGTGAACGCGCTGCACCACGGCGACAATTGCCACCGCTTCGAGAGCGAATTCGCCCAGATGTGCGCGGTGCCGCATGCGATTGCGGTGGCCAATGGCACATTGGCGCTGGAGCTGGCGCTCCGCGCGGTGGGCATCGCGCCGGGCGACGAGGTGATCGTGCCCGCGCGCAGCTTCATGGCGTCGGCAAGCTGCATCGTTGCCGTTGGCGCGGTGCCTGTGTTCGCCGATGTCGATCCCGACACGCAGAACCTGAACGCCGAAACCGTGGCGCAGGCGATGAGCCCCAAGACCCGTGCCGTGATCGCCGTGCATCTGGCCGGCCACCCTTGCGCGATGGACGAGCTGACGGTGCTAACCGAGGCCTATGACATCAAGATCATCGAGGACTGCGCACAGGCGCACGGCGCGCGGTTCAACGGGCGCCCGGTGGGATCGTTCGGCCATGCCGCCGCCTTTTCCTTTTGCACCGACAAGATCATGTCGACGGGCGGCGAAGGCGGGATGCTGCTGCTGCGCGAGGAAGAGGACTGGGCCCGCGCCTGGGCCTATAAGGACCATGGCAAGAACCCGCGCACGATGCCGCAGGCCAGCGGCGGCGGGCGTTTCCTGTGGCTCCATGACAGCTTTGGCAGCAATTTCCGGATGACCGAGATGCAGGCTGCAATCGGGCTGCAACAGCTGCGCAAGCTGCCCGACTGGCTGGAGACGCGGCGGCGGCACGCGGCGATGTTGAACGAGATACTGGCGGGGCAGCGCGCGCTGCGCCTGATCGTTCCCGCCGACGATTGCGAACCCGCTTATTATAAATATTACGCCTTTGTCCGGCCTGAAAGGCTGGCCCCCGGCTGGAGCCGCGACGCGATATTGGAGGCGGCAATTGCCGCAGGGCTGCCGTGCCAGAGCGGATCCTGCCCCGAAATCTACCGCGAACAGGCATGTATTCGCGCCGGATACCGCCCCGAAAGCGTGCTGCGGAGCGCGCGCCAGCTGGGCGAGGAAAGCATCATGATGCCGATCGACCACACGCTGGATGACGACAGCATCCGGACGATGGGCGAAGTGCTGCGATCGGTGCTCGACGCCGCATCGGCAAAGGGGAACTGA
- a CDS encoding nucleoside-diphosphate sugar epimerase/dehydratase, which translates to MITISIHRSWRRYARNVAVIMIDALAAGASMGVALTLRMNGNIPRHMAEGLEFAMPVAILVAAVIFYAAGLHRRIWRYLGISDLAALFEAATAAILVTVLTLMVLGRADWMPASVPIIQWFVLVVMLGGVRLMRIAVRNAYNGKAKAPTRVATPSTALRRALIAGPAEQVELLLRQIEHSPGSGYRPVGILDDSGHHVRLRLRGVPVLGTFDALEHVVKQLDSQDARPECLILAHESDRALPAHMVDLVTRAQGLGLTVARTGAPARLDKNGATPLQLEQVDLSVLLGRPQAQLDNSVVTRVITGRKVLVTGAGGTIGRELVHQIAALEPSHLVLLDAGEFNLYSIDLEMQENYPHIPRSSVLCSIRQRASVMQAFAEHRPELVFHAAALKHVPLVETNPCAGVQTNVLGTRNVADAALLYGARAVVQVSSDKAVNPVGVMGATKRLGELYAQALDLDGAHSEHSPRFMTVRFGNVLGSSGSLIPLFQRQLVRRLPLTVTHPEIERYFMTVHEAVQLILQSTASALEGQMRRGRIFVLDMGQPIKIIDIARRMISLAGLEPEKDVRIDIVGLRPGEKLYEELFDQSEKRLPSSVPGVFEAEPQAIAIETLHHAFDALAEAASRGDNDAVLAGIRQLLRPDADATEAMDGTVEPATISAMTRPSPAGLPNRA; encoded by the coding sequence GTGATCACCATATCCATTCATCGTTCGTGGCGCAGATATGCGCGCAACGTGGCCGTGATCATGATCGACGCGCTGGCCGCCGGTGCATCGATGGGGGTGGCACTCACCTTGCGCATGAACGGCAACATACCCCGCCATATGGCCGAAGGGCTGGAGTTTGCGATGCCGGTGGCCATATTGGTGGCCGCCGTCATCTTTTATGCAGCCGGGCTGCACCGGCGGATATGGCGCTATCTGGGTATTTCCGATCTCGCCGCGCTGTTCGAAGCAGCGACGGCCGCGATCCTCGTCACCGTGCTGACGCTCATGGTGCTTGGCCGCGCCGACTGGATGCCGGCGTCGGTGCCGATCATCCAGTGGTTCGTCCTTGTCGTCATGCTGGGCGGCGTCCGCCTGATGCGTATCGCGGTGCGCAATGCCTATAACGGCAAGGCCAAGGCGCCTACGCGCGTTGCAACGCCCTCGACAGCGTTGCGCCGCGCGCTCATCGCGGGCCCCGCCGAGCAGGTGGAACTGCTGCTCCGCCAGATCGAACACAGCCCGGGTTCGGGCTATCGGCCGGTCGGCATCCTCGACGATAGCGGACACCATGTCCGCCTGCGGCTGCGCGGCGTGCCAGTGCTCGGTACGTTCGATGCGCTGGAACATGTGGTGAAGCAACTCGACAGCCAGGATGCGCGGCCTGAATGCCTGATCCTGGCGCATGAAAGCGACCGGGCGCTGCCCGCCCATATGGTCGATCTCGTCACCCGCGCGCAGGGGCTAGGCCTGACCGTTGCGCGCACCGGCGCGCCTGCACGGCTCGACAAGAACGGCGCGACGCCGCTGCAGCTGGAACAGGTGGACCTTTCGGTGCTGCTCGGCCGGCCGCAGGCGCAGCTCGACAACAGCGTCGTCACGCGCGTGATCACGGGGCGCAAGGTGCTCGTCACCGGCGCCGGTGGCACGATCGGCCGCGAACTGGTGCACCAGATCGCGGCGCTGGAACCATCGCACCTCGTGCTGCTCGATGCCGGCGAATTCAACCTCTACAGCATCGACTTGGAGATGCAGGAAAATTACCCGCATATCCCGCGCAGTTCGGTGCTGTGCTCGATCCGCCAGCGGGCCAGCGTGATGCAGGCCTTTGCCGAACACCGGCCCGAGCTGGTGTTCCACGCCGCCGCACTGAAGCATGTGCCGCTGGTGGAGACCAACCCCTGCGCGGGCGTGCAGACCAATGTGCTGGGCACGCGCAACGTGGCCGACGCGGCACTGCTCTATGGCGCGCGTGCGGTCGTCCAGGTCTCGAGCGACAAGGCGGTGAACCCCGTCGGCGTGATGGGGGCGACCAAGCGGCTGGGCGAGCTCTATGCCCAGGCGCTCGACCTTGACGGGGCACATAGCGAGCATTCGCCGCGCTTCATGACCGTGCGCTTCGGCAATGTGCTGGGATCGAGCGGGTCGCTTATCCCGCTGTTCCAGCGCCAGCTGGTCCGGCGCTTGCCGCTGACCGTGACGCATCCGGAAATCGAACGCTATTTCATGACGGTGCACGAAGCGGTGCAACTGATCCTGCAGAGCACCGCGAGCGCGCTGGAAGGCCAGATGCGGCGGGGCCGGATCTTCGTGCTCGACATGGGGCAGCCGATCAAGATCATCGACATTGCGCGCCGGATGATCAGCCTGGCCGGGCTGGAGCCCGAAAAGGATGTGCGCATCGATATCGTCGGGCTGCGGCCGGGCGAGAAGCTGTATGAGGAACTGTTCGACCAGAGCGAGAAGCGTCTCCCCTCCTCCGTCCCCGGCGTGTTCGAGGCCGAGCCCCAGGCGATCGCGATCGAAACGCTGCATCATGCGTTCGACGCACTGGCCGAGGCGGCGAGCCGCGGCGACAATGACGCGGTGCTGGCGGGTATCCGCCAGCTGTTGCGACCCGATGCCGACGCGACCGAAGCAATGGATGGGACGGTCGAACCCGCCACCATATCTGCAATGACACGGCCTTCCCCGGCCGGCCTGCCCAACCGGGCATAG
- a CDS encoding glycosyltransferase → MKLLHVITALNVGGAETMLAKLLEQPAYTRNGVTQEVLSLMAPGPMAERIGATGVPVHSLDMGEGQLSLAALGRLVRIARAIRPDAIMGWMHHGHLAATLAAQAVRPRPALIWNVRHSLSDIAHEKRLTRIVLRCCAKLSNRPDAILYNAQASRTQYADFGYSDARALVLPNGFDCRRFRPGADARALLREEFGVAEKSMVVGMVARAHPMKDPETLISAVERARRGGLDLHLLIVGKGMEYLRDNVAAALPPDRVTLIGQRGDVADWLSGLDMLVLPSAWGEGFPNILGEAMASGVPCIATDVGDSGWIVGSAGRIVPPRDVPALTRALIELAMLGDSGRKALGMKGRARVIERFSMPEVSASYSRLYDAMIDRRRGTVSGVRGQPEVVA, encoded by the coding sequence ATGAAGCTGCTGCACGTCATCACCGCGCTCAATGTCGGGGGTGCTGAAACGATGCTGGCCAAGCTGCTGGAGCAGCCGGCCTACACGCGCAATGGCGTCACGCAGGAAGTGCTTTCGCTGATGGCGCCGGGTCCGATGGCCGAACGCATCGGTGCCACCGGCGTCCCCGTTCATTCGCTGGATATGGGCGAAGGTCAGCTCTCGCTCGCGGCACTCGGGCGGCTGGTTCGCATCGCGCGGGCGATCCGCCCCGATGCGATCATGGGCTGGATGCATCATGGCCATCTGGCGGCCACGCTCGCCGCGCAGGCGGTGCGCCCCCGGCCCGCGCTCATCTGGAATGTGCGTCATTCGCTCAGCGACATCGCGCATGAAAAACGGCTTACCAGAATCGTCCTGCGATGCTGCGCGAAGCTTTCGAACCGCCCCGATGCGATCCTTTACAATGCGCAGGCGTCGCGCACCCAATATGCTGATTTCGGCTATTCCGATGCGCGTGCGCTGGTGCTCCCCAACGGGTTTGATTGCCGCCGCTTCCGGCCCGGCGCCGATGCGCGCGCGCTGCTCAGGGAAGAATTCGGGGTCGCCGAAAAATCGATGGTCGTCGGCATGGTCGCGCGCGCGCACCCGATGAAGGATCCCGAAACATTGATTTCGGCGGTGGAACGCGCGCGACGCGGTGGGCTCGACCTTCATCTGCTAATCGTCGGCAAGGGGATGGAATATCTGCGCGACAATGTCGCCGCCGCGCTCCCGCCTGATCGCGTCACGCTGATCGGCCAGCGCGGTGATGTGGCAGACTGGCTTTCCGGGCTAGACATGCTGGTGCTGCCATCGGCCTGGGGGGAAGGGTTTCCCAACATCCTCGGGGAAGCGATGGCGAGCGGCGTGCCCTGCATCGCCACCGATGTCGGGGACAGCGGCTGGATCGTCGGCAGCGCGGGGCGCATCGTCCCGCCGCGCGATGTCCCTGCACTCACCCGCGCGCTCATCGAACTGGCCATGCTGGGCGATAGCGGTCGCAAGGCGCTTGGCATGAAGGGGCGCGCCCGGGTGATCGAGCGCTTCTCGATGCCCGAGGTCTCGGCAAGCTATTCGCGGCTCTACGATGCGATGATTGATCGGCGACGGGGGACCGTGTCCGGCGTTCGCGGGCAGCCGGAGGTGGTGGCATGA
- a CDS encoding sugar transferase — translation MKIVVVASLAYSLINFRGALLGEMVAAGHDVIACAPDQDAEIIAALAERGISFRQIPMDRAGTNPIADLATLRALVGLFRAERPDIVLAYTQKPIVYAGLATRIVGKMRFFAMVSGLGHVFSEGEGSWLVRTILSRLYRVAIAHASAVFVFNGDDAGEMRALGILRPHHRVIQVPGSGVDLSRFPRRDLPLGAPVFLLVARLLRGKGLGEFVDAARQVRRQHPECRFLILGPRDANPDCVGEDELRRWAEEGVVDYLGETRNVAPHLAAASVFVLPTYYREGLPRTILEAMATGRAIITTDTPGCRETVIGGENGFLVPPRNSTALAEAMLCFAREPMLAATMGARSHDFAVETFAVEKVNAILLGAMRLRPGDPPDPVQPRRAPIRRAVDIAVSVVAGILLLPFIALLALFVSLSMGRPVLFAQVRGGQGGRAFRLVKFRTMTDARDRTGQLLPDDARITGFGRFLRRSRLDELPELWNILKGDMSLIGPRPLLPGWAPGGTESIAQRAVMRPGLTGWAQVNGNTLLSDEDKLALDLWYVDHASLRTDISIIARTIGVVLHGERINQPEVRRAYAGHHRRGS, via the coding sequence ATGAAGATCGTCGTCGTCGCCAGCCTGGCCTATTCGCTCATCAACTTTCGCGGCGCCCTGCTTGGTGAAATGGTGGCCGCCGGGCACGATGTCATCGCCTGCGCCCCCGATCAGGATGCGGAGATCATCGCCGCTCTCGCCGAAAGGGGCATTTCCTTCCGCCAGATCCCGATGGACCGGGCGGGGACGAACCCGATCGCCGATCTCGCGACGCTGCGCGCGCTCGTCGGCCTCTTTCGGGCAGAGCGGCCCGATATCGTTCTCGCCTATACGCAAAAGCCGATCGTCTATGCTGGCCTTGCCACGCGCATCGTCGGAAAAATGCGCTTCTTTGCGATGGTCAGCGGGCTCGGCCATGTCTTCAGTGAGGGGGAGGGCAGCTGGCTCGTCCGCACCATATTGTCGCGCCTGTACCGTGTGGCCATTGCCCATGCCTCGGCTGTCTTCGTCTTCAACGGCGATGATGCGGGTGAAATGCGCGCGCTCGGCATCCTCCGGCCGCATCACCGGGTGATCCAGGTTCCCGGATCGGGCGTCGATCTCTCCCGTTTCCCGCGCCGCGACTTGCCCTTGGGGGCACCAGTCTTCCTCCTCGTCGCGCGGCTGCTGCGCGGCAAGGGGCTGGGCGAGTTCGTTGATGCCGCGCGTCAGGTTCGCCGCCAGCATCCCGAATGCCGCTTCCTGATATTGGGCCCGCGCGATGCCAATCCGGATTGCGTGGGGGAAGACGAACTCCGCCGCTGGGCAGAGGAAGGCGTGGTCGATTATCTTGGCGAAACCCGCAATGTCGCGCCGCATCTGGCTGCGGCCTCGGTGTTCGTCCTGCCGACCTATTACCGTGAAGGGCTGCCCCGGACGATACTCGAGGCGATGGCAACCGGCCGGGCGATCATCACCACCGACACGCCGGGCTGCCGCGAAACCGTGATCGGGGGCGAAAACGGCTTCCTTGTCCCCCCGCGAAACAGCACCGCGCTGGCCGAAGCGATGCTGTGTTTCGCGCGGGAACCGATGCTCGCTGCCACCATGGGGGCGCGCTCCCATGATTTTGCCGTCGAAACTTTCGCGGTCGAAAAGGTCAACGCAATCCTGCTTGGTGCGATGCGGCTTCGCCCGGGCGATCCGCCCGATCCCGTCCAGCCAAGGCGCGCACCGATCCGCCGTGCCGTCGATATCGCCGTATCCGTCGTCGCGGGCATTCTTCTCCTGCCCTTCATCGCGCTCCTCGCGCTATTCGTGTCGCTATCGATGGGACGTCCCGTCCTTTTCGCGCAGGTGCGCGGCGGGCAGGGCGGGCGCGCCTTCCGCCTCGTCAAGTTCCGCACGATGACCGACGCGCGCGATCGCACCGGCCAGTTGCTGCCCGATGATGCTCGCATCACGGGTTTTGGGCGGTTCCTCCGCCGCTCTCGGCTCGATGAACTGCCCGAACTCTGGAACATCCTGAAAGGCGATATGAGCCTGATCGGCCCGCGGCCGCTGCTTCCGGGCTGGGCCCCCGGAGGCACAGAGTCGATCGCTCAGCGTGCCGTGATGCGGCCGGGGCTCACCGGCTGGGCGCAAGTGAACGGCAACACGCTGCTTAGCGACGAGGACAAGCTGGCGCTCGATCTCTGGTATGTCGATCATGCGTCGCTGCGCACCGATATTTCGATCATCGCGCGCACCATCGGCGTCGTCCTGCACGGCGAGCGGATCAACCAACCCGAGGTGCGGAGGGCCTATGCGGGCCATCATCGTCGGGGCAGTTGA
- a CDS encoding methionyl-tRNA formyltransferase — protein sequence MRAIIVGAVESTRVALEALAAAPDWQVDALITLPRTLAARHSDFVDLEPFAAAAGARMIEAADSNAPDVVAAVREAVPDMVFVIGWSQICKAPFLDAALGNVIGYHPAPLPQLRGRAVLPWTILLGHTITASTLFWVDGGLDSGPILAQRFLHVAPDETAATLYDRHIVALRDLLDENLPSIAKGCAPRTPQDDRYASWAARRTAEDGRIDWRRGAEDIWRLIRAVGKPYPGAFTHTSVGKLVLWQADLWDCSRHPGALPGQVLLRTEHGFGVCCGDGRGIWVSDWQSESGRPPALHRILGQGGVR from the coding sequence ATGCGGGCCATCATCGTCGGGGCAGTTGAAAGCACGCGCGTCGCGCTGGAGGCGTTGGCCGCCGCACCCGACTGGCAGGTCGATGCGCTGATCACGCTGCCGCGCACACTCGCCGCGCGCCATTCCGATTTCGTCGATCTGGAACCGTTCGCTGCCGCAGCCGGCGCGCGCATGATCGAGGCGGCGGACAGCAATGCGCCCGATGTCGTTGCTGCGGTGCGCGAGGCTGTGCCTGACATGGTGTTCGTGATCGGCTGGTCCCAGATCTGCAAGGCGCCGTTCCTCGACGCGGCCTTGGGCAATGTCATCGGCTATCATCCCGCGCCGCTCCCGCAATTGCGTGGGCGGGCGGTGCTTCCGTGGACGATCCTGCTGGGCCATACGATCACCGCGTCCACGCTCTTCTGGGTTGATGGCGGGCTCGATTCCGGGCCGATCCTCGCCCAGCGCTTTCTGCATGTCGCGCCCGACGAGACAGCGGCCACGCTTTATGATCGCCATATTGTAGCGCTTCGTGACCTGCTTGATGAAAATCTGCCGTCGATCGCGAAAGGCTGCGCACCGCGAACCCCTCAGGATGATCGCTACGCCAGCTGGGCCGCGCGGCGTACGGCGGAGGATGGCCGCATAGACTGGCGGCGCGGGGCCGAGGATATCTGGCGGCTGATCCGTGCCGTTGGAAAACCCTATCCCGGGGCGTTCACCCATACCTCGGTGGGCAAGCTCGTCCTGTGGCAGGCCGATCTCTGGGATTGCAGCCGCCATCCCGGCGCGCTTCCGGGGCAGGTGCTGCTCCGGACCGAGCATGGGTTCGGCGTTTGCTGCGGCGACGGACGGGGCATATGGGTCAGCGACTGGCAGAGCGAAAGTGGCCGTCCGCCCGCACTTCACCGCATATTGGGGCAGGGAGGGGTGCGATGA
- a CDS encoding PIG-L deacetylase family protein, translating into MTGWEGIDRAMVVAPHPDDEVLGCGGTIARLAAQGVRVDVVIATKGRVADFGAERVAAVEAEAGAAHARLGVAETHWLDFPAARLDGEPHAAMNQALGALVAALRPQLLFIPFVGDVHLDHQLVFLSSLVAARPRGTDSPAAIYAYETLSETNWNAPYLSPAFAPNIFVDISDFLAAKLDAFRLFRSQVQPFPHERSPEAVEALARLRGATVCRHAAEAFVLVREVL; encoded by the coding sequence ATGACCGGTTGGGAGGGGATTGACCGCGCCATGGTCGTGGCCCCGCATCCCGATGACGAGGTGTTAGGCTGCGGCGGCACGATCGCCCGGCTGGCGGCGCAGGGCGTACGTGTCGATGTCGTCATCGCAACAAAGGGGCGCGTTGCCGATTTCGGCGCAGAGCGCGTGGCTGCCGTCGAGGCGGAGGCTGGGGCCGCCCATGCCCGGCTGGGGGTAGCGGAAACCCATTGGCTCGATTTCCCGGCGGCGCGGCTCGATGGGGAGCCGCATGCCGCCATGAACCAGGCGCTTGGCGCGCTGGTCGCCGCGCTCCGTCCACAACTGCTCTTCATTCCCTTTGTCGGCGACGTCCATCTCGATCATCAACTGGTGTTCCTGTCGTCGCTCGTCGCCGCGCGGCCGCGCGGGACGGATAGTCCCGCTGCGATCTACGCCTATGAGACGCTGTCCGAAACCAACTGGAACGCGCCTTATCTGTCGCCTGCTTTCGCGCCCAATATCTTTGTCGATATTAGCGATTTTCTCGCGGCAAAGCTCGATGCCTTTCGTCTCTTCCGGTCGCAGGTCCAGCCCTTCCCGCATGAGCGCTCGCCCGAGGCGGTCGAGGCGCTGGCACGTTTGCGCGGGGCAACGGTGTGTCGGCACGCCGCCGAAGCGTTCGTGCTGGTGAGGGAGGTGTTATGA